One stretch of Pirellulales bacterium DNA includes these proteins:
- the glgP gene encoding alpha-glucan family phosphorylase gives MSESQTIAEGSMLWTLEEIGRLVSHNGRPAKTLDNIVELIKHRFKTDVCSVYLLEPDRANLVLAATVGLSPEGVGRIRMRLDEGLAGLVAEQIKPIMVEDAARHPRFKYFREAGEDPYRSFAGVPLVDRGLLQGVLVVQTAESRAFSSDEVRMLAAAGAQLSPIVSETRVLEQFVAPAYQRLWALARNLWWSWDDEAAQLFRDLDPIRWRTLDHNPIALLEDTSIEQLEERASQLVLHGRINYTYRRMQEYLGSEKTWGARHAGVLWARPVAYFSAEFGLHESVPIYSGGLGILAGDHIKSASDLNIPLVGIGLYYNQGYFKQRLDIDGWQQEDYLNVDRQRLPLRHAIGKDGQPVSVRIQTRTAEIVARVWQLAVGRNTLLLLDSDVEGNQPEDRELTSRLYGGDQRVRIRQELLLGVGGVRALKSLGIVPGVIHMNEGHSAFAALELMRQRMGSEGLPLEEAMRRVTGQAVFTTHTPVPAGHDRFSAHLIEEHLGPLRDEMGMPHDYLMGLGRVDRYNPNEEFCMTVLALRLSRRANAVSSLHGQVSRGMWVGLWPNRPEEELPIGHITNGVHVPSWLAPQMYQVYDRHLGPDWPNHAGEFKLWEKIDEIDDRELWETHQALKARLLDFVRRHAARQAQRRGEPEEVVTQLRRALSFDALTIGFARRFATYKRAGLVFENIERIADLVNDSQMPIQFVFAGKAHPQDRPGKEIMRQISELAKDPRFAGKLVFVEDYD, from the coding sequence ATGAGCGAATCCCAGACGATTGCCGAAGGTTCGATGCTGTGGACCCTCGAAGAGATCGGTCGACTGGTCTCGCACAACGGCCGGCCGGCCAAGACCCTCGACAACATCGTCGAGCTGATTAAGCACCGATTTAAAACCGACGTCTGCTCCGTTTATTTGCTCGAGCCGGATCGCGCCAATCTGGTGCTGGCGGCCACCGTCGGGCTGAGCCCCGAAGGTGTTGGCCGGATCCGAATGCGGCTCGACGAAGGTTTGGCCGGACTGGTGGCCGAGCAGATCAAGCCGATCATGGTCGAGGATGCCGCGCGGCACCCGCGATTCAAGTATTTCCGCGAGGCGGGAGAAGACCCTTATCGTTCGTTCGCGGGAGTGCCGCTCGTCGATCGCGGGCTGCTGCAAGGGGTGTTGGTCGTTCAGACGGCGGAGTCCCGTGCGTTCTCTTCCGACGAAGTCCGGATGCTCGCCGCCGCCGGGGCGCAGCTCAGCCCGATCGTGAGCGAGACGCGGGTGCTCGAGCAGTTCGTCGCGCCGGCGTATCAGCGGCTGTGGGCGCTCGCCCGGAATCTATGGTGGAGTTGGGACGACGAAGCCGCGCAGCTCTTTCGCGATCTCGATCCGATTCGCTGGCGGACCCTCGATCACAACCCGATCGCGCTTTTGGAAGATACGTCGATCGAGCAGCTCGAGGAGCGGGCCAGCCAGTTGGTGCTGCACGGGCGAATCAACTACACCTATCGCCGGATGCAAGAGTATCTGGGCTCGGAGAAGACCTGGGGCGCCCGCCATGCCGGTGTGCTTTGGGCACGGCCGGTCGCCTACTTCTCGGCCGAGTTCGGGCTGCATGAATCGGTGCCAATCTATTCCGGCGGGCTGGGGATCCTGGCGGGCGACCATATCAAAAGTGCCTCGGACCTGAACATTCCGCTCGTCGGCATCGGCCTCTACTACAACCAGGGCTATTTCAAGCAGCGGCTCGATATCGACGGTTGGCAGCAAGAAGATTACCTCAATGTCGATCGCCAGCGGCTGCCCCTGCGGCACGCGATCGGCAAGGATGGTCAGCCGGTGAGCGTACGGATTCAGACGCGAACGGCCGAGATCGTCGCCCGCGTCTGGCAGTTGGCGGTCGGACGGAACACGCTGCTCTTGCTCGATTCGGACGTCGAAGGCAACCAGCCCGAAGATCGCGAGCTGACCTCGCGGCTGTATGGTGGCGATCAACGCGTGCGGATTCGGCAGGAGCTGCTGCTGGGCGTCGGCGGCGTGCGAGCGCTTAAGTCGCTGGGGATCGTGCCGGGCGTGATTCACATGAACGAAGGGCATAGTGCGTTCGCCGCGCTCGAGCTGATGCGGCAGCGAATGGGGAGCGAGGGCTTGCCGCTCGAGGAGGCCATGCGCCGCGTCACCGGGCAAGCGGTCTTCACCACGCACACTCCCGTTCCCGCGGGGCACGACCGCTTTTCGGCCCATCTGATCGAAGAGCACCTCGGCCCGTTGCGCGATGAGATGGGAATGCCGCACGACTACCTGATGGGGCTGGGGCGCGTGGATCGCTACAACCCGAACGAAGAGTTCTGCATGACGGTGCTGGCGCTCAGGCTCTCGCGGCGGGCGAACGCCGTCTCGTCGTTGCACGGGCAGGTGTCGCGAGGGATGTGGGTGGGGCTCTGGCCGAATCGTCCCGAGGAAGAGCTGCCCATCGGCCACATCACCAACGGCGTGCACGTCCCCTCGTGGCTCGCTCCGCAGATGTATCAGGTGTACGATCGGCACCTTGGTCCGGATTGGCCGAACCATGCGGGCGAATTCAAGCTCTGGGAGAAGATCGACGAGATCGACGACCGCGAACTCTGGGAAACGCATCAGGCGCTCAAGGCCCGGCTGCTGGATTTCGTCCGCCGTCATGCGGCCCGACAGGCGCAGCGCCGCGGCGAGCCGGAAGAGGTCGTCACGCAGTTGCGGCGGGCGCTCAGCTTCGACGCCCTGACGATTGGCTTCGCACGGCGGTTCGCCACTTACAAACGGGCCGGCCTCGTCTTCGAGAATATCGAGCGCATCGCCGACTTGGTCAATGATTCGCAGATGCCGATCCAATTCGTGTTCGCCGGCAAGGCCCATCCGCAAGATCGGCCCGGCAAGGAGATCATGCGGCAGATTTCCGAATTGGCCAAAGACCCGCGGTTCGCCGGCAAGCTGGTGTTCGTCGAAGACTACGATAT